The following proteins are encoded in a genomic region of Triticum dicoccoides isolate Atlit2015 ecotype Zavitan chromosome 1B, WEW_v2.0, whole genome shotgun sequence:
- the LOC119320362 gene encoding E3 ubiquitin-protein ligase MARCHF11-like has product MSKPPPPPPTPPASEASSSVAAAAPRSLPPTLLLPPSSSGNRGARGAGSRKGKAPVGSAAGAQGGGHQHDPLVEAVRLVGRDVDPGVAGADILELAMAKGPMFSWLRYWPEEGYPEEGRPY; this is encoded by the coding sequence ATGTcgaaaccgccaccgccaccgccgacgccgcccGCCTCCGAGGCCTCATCTTCTGTTGCTGCGGCCGCTCCTCGCTCCCTTCCTCCaacgctcctcctccctccttcatCCAGCGGGAACCGAGGCGCGCGCGGCGCGGGGAGCAGGAAGGGCAAGGCGCCGGTTGGTTCAGCGGCCGGCGCGCAGGGAGGGGGACACCAGCACGACCCGCTAGTGGAGGCGGTGAGGTTGGTTGGGAGGGACGTGGACCCGGGGGTCGCCGGCGCTGACATCCTGGAGCTGGCGATGGCCAAGGGGCCCATGTTCTCGTGGCTGAGGTACTGGCCGGAAGAGGGCTATCCCGAGGAGGGCCGACCTTATTGA
- the LOC119320350 gene encoding hypersensitive-induced response protein 1-like, whose amino-acid sequence MGKLVAAIGKLLCCVQVDQSTVAIKERFGKFEDVLDPGCHCVPWIIGSRVSGKLTLRLRQMDVRCETKTKDNVFVTIVASIQYRAMEDKANDAYYKLSNPKSQIQSYVFDVIRASIPKLQLDDVFEQKNDIAKSVEQELEKAMFAYGYEIVQTLIVDIEPDEKVKKAMNEINAAARMRVAANEKAEAEKIVQIKRAKGEAEAKYLSGLGIARQRQAIVDGLRDSVLGFSGNVPGTSAKDVMDLVLLTQYFDTMKEIGASSKSSAVFLPHGPGAVADIASQIRNGFLQSSTHNA is encoded by the exons ATGGGTAAACTAGTTGCAGCAATAGGCAAGTTGCTCTGCTGTGTACAAGTGGACCAGTCAACAGTAGCCATCAAGGAACGATTTGGGAAATTTGAGGATGTGCTTGATCCGGGGTGTCACTGTGTGCCATGGATTATCGGAAGCCGTGTCAGTGGTAAGCTTACACTTAGGCTTAGGCAAATGGATGTTCGCTGCGAGACAAAGACAAAG GATAACGTTTTTGTTACAATTGTTGCATCCATTCAATACCGAGCAATGGAGGACAAAGCAAATGATGCGTATTATAAGCTGAGCAACCCAAAATCTCAAATCCAATCTTATGTCTTTGATG TTATCAGAGCAAGCATTCCCAAACTACAACTGGATGATGTTTTTGAGCAAAAGAATGACATAGCAAAATCTGTGGAGCAGGAGCTTGAGAAAGCTATGTTTGCTTATGGCTATGAGATTGTGCAGACACTAATTGTTGATATAGAGCCAGATGAAAAGGTTAAAAAGGCTATGAATGAAATTAATGCCG CTGCAAGAATGCGTGTTGCGGCAAATGAAAAGGCAGAGGCAGAAAAGATCGTTCAAATCAAGAGAGCTAAGGGAGAGGCTGAAGCTAAGTATCTCTCTGGCCTTGGAATTGCAAGGCAGCGTCAGGCAATAGTTGATGGCCTCAGAGACAGTGTGCTTGGCTTTTCTGGCAATGTGCCTGGGACTTCCGCTAAGGATGTGATGGACTTGGTTCTGCTCACTCAATACTTTGACACCATGAAAGAGATCGGTGCTTCATCCAAATCTTCTGCAGTTTTCCTCCCGCACGGCCCAGGTGCTGTTGCAGACATTGCCAGTCAGATTCGCAATGGATTTCTTCAGTCGTCCACACATAATGCCTGA